One genomic region from Thermoleptolyngbya sichuanensis A183 encodes:
- a CDS encoding diflavin flavoprotein produces the protein MAELRPKDVQVAEVGANTLVLRSRTFDRLKFEVEYARQKGTTANAYLIQADQIALIDPPGASFSGLFIEELAHHVYLQRINYVILSHVNPNRLSTLKDLLNPEVAAQITFVCTRAAEVVLRESFPEQALRILVANAEDTIDLGQGHCLHFIPTPTPRHPDALCTYDPATRILYTDKLFGAHVCDDALYDEHWRSLTDDRRYYFDCIHAAQSKQVEAALDRLAEVTQSALILAPGHGPLVRYSASRLVFDYRYWCEQQDQQDFSVALLYASAYGNTATMAAAIARGLTQAGVTVASINCEFADPDEVTAAIAKTDGFIIGSPTLAGHPPSQIQTALGIVLSTAPKTQLAGVFGSFGWSGEAVDLLESKLQDAGYTLGFETLRVKFSPTEEVLQQCEAAGAEFAQILKKTRKTRTLRQPAVDARSDRTEQAVGRVTGSLCVLTAKQGSADIGVLTSWVSQATFNPPGLTIALAKDQAEALLPETGDGFVLNILKEGRNLRRHFQKPMQPGEDRFAAVAHHPASNGCLVLDEAIAFLECQVQNRMECGDHWLIYASVDNGKVLETVGVTAVQHRKSGTYY, from the coding sequence ATGGCTGAGCTAAGACCCAAAGACGTGCAAGTGGCGGAAGTCGGTGCAAATACTCTAGTGCTGCGATCGCGCACCTTTGACCGACTCAAGTTTGAGGTGGAATACGCCCGCCAAAAGGGAACCACTGCCAACGCCTACCTGATCCAGGCAGACCAGATTGCCCTCATCGACCCGCCCGGAGCCTCCTTCAGCGGGCTGTTTATCGAAGAGCTGGCGCACCATGTCTACCTCCAGCGGATCAACTATGTCATTCTCAGCCACGTCAACCCCAATCGGCTGTCTACGCTGAAGGACTTGCTCAACCCCGAAGTAGCAGCACAGATTACCTTTGTCTGCACCCGCGCCGCAGAGGTGGTGCTGCGGGAGTCGTTTCCAGAGCAGGCGCTGCGGATTTTGGTGGCAAACGCCGAAGATACGATTGATCTGGGACAGGGGCACTGCCTGCACTTTATCCCCACGCCCACGCCGCGCCACCCCGATGCGCTCTGCACCTACGACCCTGCGACCCGAATCCTGTATACCGACAAGCTGTTTGGGGCGCATGTGTGCGATGACGCGCTGTACGACGAACACTGGCGATCGCTCACCGATGACCGCCGCTATTATTTTGACTGCATCCACGCGGCCCAGTCTAAGCAGGTCGAAGCCGCCCTCGATCGCCTGGCCGAAGTCACTCAGTCGGCGCTGATTCTGGCTCCGGGGCACGGGCCGTTGGTGCGCTACAGCGCCAGCCGTCTGGTGTTTGACTATCGCTATTGGTGCGAGCAGCAGGATCAGCAGGACTTCAGTGTGGCGCTGCTGTATGCCTCCGCCTATGGCAACACGGCCACAATGGCAGCAGCGATCGCCCGTGGGCTGACCCAGGCCGGCGTGACGGTGGCTTCGATCAACTGCGAATTTGCCGACCCAGACGAGGTCACAGCGGCGATCGCCAAAACCGACGGCTTCATCATCGGTTCCCCCACGCTGGCGGGCCATCCCCCCAGCCAGATTCAGACCGCCTTGGGCATTGTTCTGTCTACTGCGCCAAAGACCCAACTGGCGGGCGTGTTTGGCTCCTTTGGCTGGAGCGGAGAAGCGGTAGACTTGCTGGAGAGCAAGCTGCAAGATGCGGGCTATACGCTGGGCTTTGAGACGCTGCGGGTGAAGTTTTCGCCCACCGAGGAGGTCTTGCAGCAATGCGAAGCCGCCGGGGCCGAATTTGCCCAAATCCTCAAAAAGACGCGAAAAACTCGCACCCTGCGCCAGCCTGCGGTGGATGCCCGCAGCGATCGCACGGAACAAGCTGTCGGCCGCGTCACAGGTTCCCTCTGCGTCCTCACTGCAAAGCAGGGCAGCGCCGATATCGGGGTTCTCACCTCCTGGGTGTCGCAGGCGACCTTCAATCCGCCGGGTCTGACCATTGCGCTTGCCAAAGACCAGGCCGAGGCGCTGCTGCCCGAAACGGGCGACGGCTTCGTGCTGAATATCCTCAAAGAAGGCCGTAACCTGCGCCGCCATTTCCAAAAGCCAATGCAGCCCGGAGAAGACCGCTTTGCGGCCGTGGCTCATCACCCCGCCAGCAACGGCTGTTTGGTGCTGGACGAGGCGATCGCCTTTTTGGAATGCCAGGTGCAAAACCGGATGGAGTGCGGCGATCACTGGCTGATCTACGCCAGCGTAGACAATGGCAAAGTGCTAGAAACCGTGGGAGTGACCGCTGTCCAGCACCGCAAATCTGGAACCTATTATTAA
- a CDS encoding DnaJ domain-containing protein: MSSNKITARIESEIQRLSSEHGYSDSILREFALFVLTKESAKSKSAAKPKPPKVKKLTVTQVKQAIYDHFGVKDTKELKKSGAFQLATSSMGNISLSKKDDWEQLYRKLIGILPGEENESGYGCVNGINIFKYDMPWKAFGLDPKVNSTEDVKAAYRDLSKIYHPDNSETGNAEIFDRLTVFYKSLTEKF; encoded by the coding sequence ATGAGCAGTAACAAAATTACAGCCCGGATCGAGTCCGAGATTCAGCGGTTATCTTCCGAGCATGGCTACAGCGATTCAATTCTGCGAGAATTCGCGCTCTTTGTGCTTACAAAAGAGTCTGCAAAATCAAAGTCTGCTGCAAAGCCGAAGCCGCCCAAAGTCAAGAAGCTAACCGTTACACAAGTCAAGCAAGCAATCTACGATCATTTCGGCGTAAAAGACACCAAGGAACTCAAAAAGTCTGGTGCATTTCAGCTTGCAACTAGCAGCATGGGCAACATCAGCCTTAGCAAGAAGGATGACTGGGAGCAGCTTTATCGGAAGCTAATTGGTATTTTGCCCGGTGAAGAAAACGAATCGGGCTATGGCTGCGTCAATGGCATCAACATTTTCAAATACGATATGCCGTGGAAAGCATTTGGGCTTGATCCTAAAGTCAACTCTACTGAGGATGTCAAAGCCGCCTATCGGGATCTCAGCAAGATCTACCACCCAGACAATTCCGAAACAGGAAATGCAGAAATTTTTGACCGATTGACCGTGTTCTACAAGAGTTTGACCGAGAAGTTCTAA